DNA sequence from the Amycolatopsis sp. Hca4 genome:
CGCGGCAGCGAGAGCGTCATGCGGTCGCGTCCCGGAACGCCGTGACCAGGCCTCGGGCGGCCTCGGCCAGCATCGTCGTGTCGTTGCCGAGCAGGACGAAGTCGCAGCCGTCCCGCACCGCCCGCGCGGCCTTCTCCGGCACCCCGCCGAACGCGAGCCCGCACTTCTTCCCGGCGTCGTGCGCGGCCGAGATCGCCGAGGCGATCAGGTCGAGCACGTCGGGGGACGCAGGCGTCGACCCCATCGACATCGACAGGTCCGCCGCGCCGACGAACACCGCGTCCACGGTGTCCAGCGCGAGCATCTCCGGCGCGGCCTTGATCGCCTCGACGCTTTCCAGCTGCGGGATGCACAGCACGTCGTCGTTGCCGGTGGCCAGGTACTCGGCGTTCGGCCGCAGCCCCCACGCCCCGGCCCGGCTGGTGCCGCCGGCGCCGCGGCCGCCGTGGGGCGGGAACCGGCACGCCCGCCCGACGGCCGCCGCCTCTTCGACGGTGTCCACGTGGGGCACCAGGATGCCCATTGCTCCGGCGTCGAGGATCTTCTGGATCGTCGACGGCGTCTTGTCCGGCACCCGCACCAGCGGCGTCATGCCGAGCGCGGCGGCGGTGTTGAGCAGCCGGTACGCCGTCACCAGGTCCAGCGGCGCGTGTTCGAGGTCGACGACCACGAAGTCGAACCCGGCGAACGCCATGATCTCGGCCGGCTCGGTCGAAGCGATCTTCAGCCAGGTGCCCACGGGAGTGTGCGGGCGGGTGAACAAGCCGCCCCCGGTCCGCCCGGTCACGGCATCGGGTAGTCGTCGGCGTTCAGCACCCAGCCCGGTTTCTCCGAGAAGTCCGCGCGCGGCGGGCTGAAGATGTCGATCAGCTGGTTCACGCCCGGGCTGTTCGCTTCGGACGTGTGCACGGTCGGCGGCGGGATGATCGTCACCGACGGGCTCCCGATCCGCACGTGCTCGTCCTCGCGCCAGGTGGTGCGGTCGGGCAGCCACGGCGTGCGGATGTGGTGCACGTATTCCCCTTGCACCGCCAGGGAAAGCTGCTCGAAGTCGTCGTGGTGGTGCGGGGAGAGCCTGTGCGGGTCGCGCGGCCCGTCCTGCCGGGACAGGAAGTTCACCATGAACGAGCGGGTCCGGAAGATCCGCCCGAACCGCTTCGGATCGTCCGGCACCTCCGACAGCGGGTAGAAGCGGACCCGCTCTTCGGCGGGCGCCGGCCAGCGCTCCAAGAGCGTGACGCGCGGGTGGTCCTGGGCGTAGGCGTCGGCGTTGGCGGGCTTGTCCCGCCACGCCGGTTCGGTCGCCTCGACCAGCCGGACGAGCGGGCCGTCGCCGTGGACGCCGATCCGCGACGCGCCCGGCGGGACGACGACGAGCCCGGGTTCGGTGATCCGGGTGGCACCGTCACCGGTCAGCACGGTGAAGGCGGGGGAGGCGTCGGTGACGACGACCGCCAGCTCGCCGTCCAGGGTGCCGTTGTCGAGGTCGTCGCCGTCGCGGGCGTCGGTGTGGATGAGGATGACGTTCTGCGCCCGCACGACCGGGGTCTCCCACAGGTCGAGGTATTGCGCGGGCGCGATCGCGTCGCCGCTGTCGGGCCGGGCCGCGGTGGCCAGGCCGGAGCGGGGATCGTCCTTTTCGTACACGGTCAGTCCTTTCAGGCGTCGAGGTTCAGCAGGTACGCCGGGTTGTCCCGGACCATCCGCCGCAGGTCCTTCTCCGGCAGCCCGAGGTCGAGCAGCGCTTCGCCGACGCGCAGCCACGCATCGACCGGCTTCGGGTTGGCCTTCTGGCCGAAGTCCGAGGCCAGCACGGTGTGCTCCGGGCCGAGCGTCTCGATCCAGGTCAGCAGCTGCTTCGGG
Encoded proteins:
- a CDS encoding HpcH/HpaI aldolase/citrate lyase family protein; protein product: MGTWLKIASTEPAEIMAFAGFDFVVVDLEHAPLDLVTAYRLLNTAAALGMTPLVRVPDKTPSTIQKILDAGAMGILVPHVDTVEEAAAVGRACRFPPHGGRGAGGTSRAGAWGLRPNAEYLATGNDDVLCIPQLESVEAIKAAPEMLALDTVDAVFVGAADLSMSMGSTPASPDVLDLIASAISAAHDAGKKCGLAFGGVPEKAARAVRDGCDFVLLGNDTTMLAEAARGLVTAFRDATA